In the genome of Hymenobacter cellulosivorans, one region contains:
- a CDS encoding OmpA family protein: MGSWAHAQRAIWASKVVEVSSQKAEGKEAFSPEKVLGEPNAQPLGQINNDAWIPKKEGANEFIEVRYGKSIIAKQVTVVENFNPGSITKIELVDTRGTRHQVYENKSPGPLAEAFRSLSVTFPAATYRTVGVVVSMNTKAVEGVNQIDAIGIADVAETMVKKEFIAQAEGVRFDSAMVNLGANVNSKYVDTHPVISPDGKTLFFARQESPQNVGGANDVQDVWYSTLANAAKKTWNQAKNIGGPINTPGPNGLASVSSDGNTALLINVYNPDGTLDPKGASISRRTKTGWGMPVKIEIEDFYNDDDENVDYFLSTSGKFLLMAVQRKDGKGAQDIYVSFKKEDGRTWTRPKNLGATINTKKAEFAPFLAADGKTLYFASEGLGGYGKSDIFSSKRLDDSWTNWSKPRNLGPNINSPDFDGYFTLSAAGEDAYLVSSRNGIGNSRDIFRINLTPQFKPEVVTLVRGRVLDAATKKPVAATIKYENLLTGEEIGVAETSPVDGSYTIVLPSGAHYGYRAEAENYLAESDNLDVTDRQNYSEVNHDLFLVPFAVGSTIKLNNIFFAQSKYYLRDNSYPELLRLVRILKDYPTVEIKLEGHTDNQGDPALNLKLSLDRVNEVKKYLVSKGISGHRITTEGFGDKKPIASNEQEESRKLNRRVEFRITKK, translated from the coding sequence ATGGGAAGCTGGGCGCATGCCCAACGGGCCATCTGGGCCTCAAAAGTAGTGGAGGTCTCGTCCCAGAAGGCGGAGGGGAAAGAGGCCTTTTCGCCGGAGAAAGTACTAGGTGAGCCGAATGCCCAGCCGCTGGGCCAGATCAACAACGACGCCTGGATTCCGAAGAAGGAAGGGGCCAACGAGTTTATCGAGGTTCGCTACGGCAAATCCATTATTGCCAAGCAGGTGACGGTCGTGGAAAACTTCAATCCGGGCTCCATCACCAAAATTGAGTTAGTAGATACCCGCGGCACCCGGCACCAGGTATACGAAAACAAGAGCCCGGGCCCGCTGGCCGAGGCGTTTCGGTCGTTGAGCGTCACGTTTCCGGCCGCCACGTACCGCACCGTGGGGGTTGTCGTGTCGATGAACACCAAGGCCGTGGAGGGCGTCAACCAGATTGATGCCATTGGCATTGCCGACGTTGCCGAAACCATGGTAAAGAAAGAGTTTATAGCCCAGGCGGAAGGCGTGCGGTTCGACTCGGCTATGGTAAATCTGGGAGCCAACGTCAATTCCAAGTACGTGGATACCCACCCGGTTATTTCGCCGGATGGCAAAACCCTGTTCTTCGCCCGTCAGGAAAGTCCGCAGAACGTGGGCGGCGCCAACGACGTGCAGGACGTGTGGTATAGCACCCTGGCTAACGCCGCCAAGAAAACCTGGAACCAGGCCAAGAACATCGGCGGCCCTATCAACACGCCCGGCCCCAACGGTCTGGCCTCGGTGTCGTCGGATGGCAATACGGCCCTGCTCATCAACGTGTATAACCCTGACGGCACGCTGGACCCGAAAGGGGCCAGCATTTCGCGCCGCACCAAAACCGGCTGGGGTATGCCGGTCAAAATTGAAATCGAGGACTTTTACAACGACGATGACGAAAACGTCGACTACTTCCTGAGCACCTCGGGCAAGTTTCTGCTGATGGCCGTGCAGCGCAAGGATGGCAAAGGTGCCCAGGATATTTACGTGAGCTTCAAGAAGGAAGACGGTCGTACCTGGACCCGGCCCAAAAACCTGGGTGCTACCATCAACACCAAAAAGGCCGAGTTTGCGCCTTTCCTGGCTGCCGACGGTAAAACGCTGTACTTCGCCTCCGAAGGCCTGGGCGGCTACGGCAAGAGCGACATTTTCTCCTCCAAGCGCCTCGACGACTCCTGGACCAACTGGTCGAAGCCGCGCAACCTGGGCCCCAATATCAACTCCCCCGACTTCGACGGCTACTTCACGTTGTCGGCGGCCGGCGAAGATGCGTACCTGGTGTCGTCGCGCAATGGTATCGGCAACTCCCGCGACATTTTCCGCATCAACCTGACACCGCAGTTCAAACCTGAAGTGGTGACACTGGTGCGCGGACGGGTACTGGATGCCGCTACCAAGAAGCCAGTAGCTGCTACCATTAAGTACGAAAACCTGCTGACCGGCGAAGAAATCGGGGTAGCCGAAACCAGCCCCGTAGATGGCTCCTACACCATCGTGTTGCCCTCGGGCGCCCATTACGGCTACCGCGCCGAGGCTGAAAACTACCTGGCCGAAAGCGACAACCTGGACGTGACGGACCGGCAGAACTACTCGGAAGTCAACCACGACCTGTTCCTGGTGCCTTTCGCCGTCGGTTCGACCATTAAGCTGAACAACATTTTCTTTGCCCAGAGTAAGTACTACCTGCGCGACAACTCTTACCCCGAATTGCTGCGCCTGGTGCGTATTCTGAAGGACTACCCCACGGTGGAAATCAAGCTGGAAGGCCACACCGACAACCAGGGTGACCCCGCGCTGAACCTGAAGCTCAGCCTGGACCGGGTGAACGAGGTAAAGAAGTACCTGGTATCGAAAGGCATCAGCGGCCACCGCATCACTACCGAGGGTTTTGGTGACAAAAAGCCTATTGCCAGCAACGAGCAAGAAGAAAGCCGCAAGCTTAACCGCCGCGTAGAATTCCGAATTACGAAGAAATAA